One window of the Nocardia huaxiensis genome contains the following:
- a CDS encoding suppressor of fused domain protein, giving the protein MGSNELIEDEAPGWAAIDAALARIYGDAQPFHWGTVIKWMLGGPDPLDGISVYARTEPVPHWHYISYGMSELYDKESDNPDESGWGFEFTFRLARKPEESTPPVWAASLLQNLGRYVFKTGNWFEAGHHMNVNGPIAADREDSAVRAIAFTHDPELGTIGTPHGQVQFLQVVGLTGDEYDAARQWRTELLLEALEQRIPLYVTDIERSSLLQDPELATAVAAGIARDGSSAGSLFVSLVDWELEPDTTVLRLGALQAPAIADVLRGRLPHDRPLLLESQDRLLRFVPGDRFRAELVQDDALEIELPAAALDEFTAALRPEAGRHTFASLPGLELEIWPTHLRDEHGNETGQVVG; this is encoded by the coding sequence ATGGGGAGCAATGAACTCATCGAGGACGAAGCACCGGGCTGGGCGGCCATCGACGCGGCGCTGGCTCGAATCTACGGCGACGCCCAGCCGTTCCACTGGGGAACGGTGATCAAGTGGATGCTCGGCGGACCGGATCCGCTCGACGGAATCAGTGTGTACGCCCGCACCGAGCCCGTGCCGCACTGGCACTACATCTCCTACGGCATGAGCGAGCTGTACGACAAGGAATCCGACAACCCGGACGAGTCCGGGTGGGGTTTCGAATTCACCTTCCGGCTCGCCCGGAAACCGGAGGAGAGCACACCGCCCGTATGGGCGGCGAGCCTGCTGCAGAACCTGGGGCGGTACGTGTTCAAGACCGGAAACTGGTTCGAGGCAGGCCATCACATGAACGTGAACGGTCCCATTGCCGCCGATCGCGAGGATTCGGCGGTGCGGGCCATCGCCTTCACCCACGATCCCGAGCTCGGCACCATCGGCACCCCACACGGACAGGTCCAGTTTTTGCAGGTCGTCGGGCTCACCGGCGACGAATACGACGCCGCGCGGCAGTGGCGGACCGAACTGCTGCTCGAGGCCCTCGAACAGCGAATTCCCCTGTACGTCACCGATATCGAGCGCTCGTCCCTGCTCCAGGATCCGGAGCTGGCGACAGCGGTCGCGGCGGGGATCGCGCGCGATGGATCCAGTGCGGGGTCGCTGTTCGTATCTCTCGTCGATTGGGAGCTGGAACCCGATACGACCGTGCTGCGACTGGGCGCGCTGCAGGCCCCGGCCATTGCCGATGTGCTGCGCGGGCGGCTACCGCACGACAGACCGCTGCTCCTCGAAAGCCAGGACCGGCTCCTGCGTTTCGTGCCCGGCGACCGCTTCCGGGCGGAGCTGGTGCAGGACGACGCCCTGGAGATCGAGCTGCCCGCGGCGGCGCTGGACGAGTTCACCGCCGCGCTGCGGCCGGAGGCCGGCCGGCACACCTTCGCGAGCCTGCCGGGGCTGGAGCTGGAGATCTGGCCCACGCACCT